A region from the Oceanidesulfovibrio marinus genome encodes:
- a CDS encoding HD family phosphohydrolase, which produces MSNAKKTEKKSSKAKTQPMTPRLKPREDVSFLDRRRAGTIGFLIVLSALALMGGVRINPGVKIFAAGEIADQDVTAMQDLLVEERQSTLEKIQHISESQPPVFNLSLDSAQRTESRLSEIYGVIHESTPDTLEEARWQVSEILNREISLRSIEVLRNNEMENLAFIRVLPWLEERLAQGVVFDDRLLDSFKNGIIVQDKAAQQDTLRLDLSQIDDVDTLGRDLERFLHIRLDLSLRQRKALLELFRPLITPTLAMDPEASQERVSEVISSVEPVYYHIKKGEVIVRKGERVTPATQLKLQALFSQVPQHFEYLRPMGIFLLGILFAVFLALTPRGSIVNLPTNRDALLVSFILLLVGAGAKLIGVIEVPLADRITFLSESAMPLLLPVAGAAGVIALFFSMTTCILVSTLFSFVSCQLLGEGLGMFAYYFLGAVLYSVVIKRAQTRTDVLKSVLPLLAGLFLAWAGMRLLDTRLFSDLATELTFVAMSGFISLILTTSFSPVAETVFGYTSRFRLMEQMSLEQPLLQELMVVAPGTYHHSLIVANMVEAGARAIGANALLCKVAALYHDIGKLKNPDYFIENQMGTRNRHDKLAPSMSALILIAHVKKGVELAKQNKLSTEIVEIIRQHHGTALISYFYNKAMEQADSKGADPVQQEDYRYPGPKPQTREAGIVMLADVVEASSRALLDPTPSRIKNHVTTIMRAIFNDGQLDQSELTLKDLNQLSETFSRILTGIFHQRIEYPGQNKSESRNGAEQRNGAGKNGLDKATSTGLAVVPRRYGSHT; this is translated from the coding sequence ATGAGCAACGCGAAAAAAACTGAGAAGAAATCCTCCAAGGCCAAAACGCAGCCCATGACGCCGCGTCTCAAGCCCAGGGAGGATGTTTCATTTCTCGACAGACGCCGCGCAGGAACGATCGGCTTCCTGATCGTGCTCTCAGCGCTTGCGCTCATGGGGGGCGTGCGCATCAATCCTGGCGTGAAAATCTTTGCCGCCGGGGAGATAGCCGACCAGGACGTGACCGCGATGCAGGATTTGCTCGTGGAGGAGCGGCAATCCACCCTGGAGAAGATCCAGCACATTTCCGAGTCGCAGCCGCCGGTCTTCAACCTGTCCCTGGACTCCGCACAGCGTACCGAGTCCCGCCTGTCCGAGATCTACGGCGTTATCCACGAGTCCACGCCGGACACGCTGGAAGAGGCGCGCTGGCAGGTCTCCGAGATACTCAACCGGGAAATCAGTCTGCGGAGCATCGAGGTGCTGCGCAACAATGAGATGGAGAACCTGGCCTTTATCCGGGTGCTGCCCTGGCTGGAGGAGCGTCTGGCCCAGGGCGTGGTTTTCGACGACCGGCTCCTGGACTCGTTCAAGAACGGCATCATCGTTCAGGACAAGGCCGCGCAGCAGGACACCCTGCGTCTCGACCTCTCCCAGATCGACGACGTGGACACCCTGGGCCGTGATCTGGAGCGATTCCTCCATATCCGGCTGGACCTCTCCCTCCGCCAGCGCAAGGCGCTCCTGGAGTTGTTCCGGCCGCTCATCACGCCGACCCTGGCCATGGACCCGGAAGCCAGCCAGGAGCGCGTGAGCGAGGTTATTTCCTCGGTGGAGCCGGTGTACTACCACATCAAGAAGGGCGAGGTGATCGTGCGCAAGGGCGAGCGCGTGACCCCGGCCACGCAGCTCAAGCTCCAGGCCCTGTTCAGCCAGGTACCGCAGCACTTCGAGTACCTGCGGCCCATGGGCATCTTCCTGCTAGGCATCCTGTTCGCCGTGTTCCTGGCGCTGACGCCACGAGGCTCCATCGTCAATCTTCCCACCAATCGCGACGCGCTGCTCGTTTCGTTTATCCTGCTGCTGGTGGGCGCCGGCGCCAAGCTCATCGGCGTCATCGAGGTCCCCCTGGCGGACAGGATCACCTTCCTCAGCGAGAGCGCCATGCCGCTCCTGCTGCCGGTGGCCGGCGCCGCCGGCGTCATTGCGCTGTTCTTCTCCATGACCACCTGCATCCTGGTCAGCACGCTCTTTTCTTTCGTGAGCTGCCAGCTGCTGGGCGAGGGTTTGGGGATGTTCGCCTACTACTTCCTGGGCGCGGTGCTCTACAGCGTGGTGATAAAACGCGCGCAGACGCGCACCGACGTGCTCAAGAGCGTGCTGCCGTTGCTGGCCGGGTTGTTCCTGGCCTGGGCCGGCATGCGCCTTCTGGATACGCGATTGTTCTCGGATCTTGCCACAGAACTTACCTTCGTAGCCATGTCCGGCTTCATCTCGCTCATCCTCACCACGTCGTTCAGCCCGGTTGCGGAAACCGTCTTCGGCTACACCTCCCGCTTCCGGCTCATGGAGCAGATGAGCCTGGAGCAGCCTCTGCTGCAGGAGCTCATGGTGGTCGCGCCCGGCACCTACCACCACTCGCTCATCGTGGCGAACATGGTGGAGGCCGGCGCCAGGGCCATCGGCGCCAATGCGCTGCTCTGCAAGGTCGCCGCCCTGTACCACGACATCGGCAAACTCAAGAACCCGGACTATTTCATCGAAAATCAGATGGGCACCCGCAACCGGCACGACAAGCTCGCGCCGTCCATGAGCGCGCTCATTCTCATCGCCCACGTGAAGAAGGGCGTGGAGCTGGCCAAGCAGAACAAGCTCTCCACGGAGATTGTGGAGATTATCCGCCAGCACCACGGCACGGCCCTTATTTCCTACTTCTACAACAAAGCCATGGAACAGGCAGACTCCAAGGGCGCCGACCCGGTGCAGCAGGAGGACTACCGCTATCCCGGCCCCAAACCGCAAACGCGCGAGGCGGGCATCGTGATGCTGGCCGACGTCGTGGAGGCCTCCAGCCGGGCGCTCCTGGACCCCACACCCAGCCGCATCAAGAACCACGTGACCACCATCATGCGCGCCATCTTCAATGATGGCCAGCTGGACCAGTCCGAGCTCACCCTCAAGGACCTCAACCAGCTCAGCGAAACCTTCAGCCGCATCCTCACCGGCATCTTCCACCAGCGCATCGAGTACCCCGGCCAGAACAAGAGCGAGTCCCGCAACGGCGCGGAGCAACGGAACGGCGCAGGCAAGAACGGCCTGGACAAGGCCACCTCCACAGGACTTGCCGTGGTGCCCAGGCGCTACGGATCGCATACATGA
- a CDS encoding endonuclease NucS domain-containing protein produces MAIDEETRNTIISLMQNGLDDHEIGNQLDISPYTVRAVRAHITMGTYGSSPTKSEEYIEAEEIRFGLEKDLQQALRRNIKQLEPGLSIIDNGKEHNTDAGFIDILCKDDADTTVVIELKAGQANDTGIAQTLGYMGALKEEGIEKVRGIIVAADFSRRSKFAVKALPNLKLVRYGFSFVFEDATL; encoded by the coding sequence ATGGCTATCGATGAAGAAACCAGAAACACAATCATCTCGCTCATGCAGAACGGACTCGATGATCACGAAATTGGCAATCAACTCGACATTTCTCCTTATACAGTCCGTGCAGTCCGTGCACATATCACAATGGGAACTTATGGATCTTCTCCAACAAAAAGTGAAGAGTATATTGAAGCGGAAGAAATTCGCTTTGGTTTAGAGAAAGATTTACAGCAAGCTCTGCGTAGAAATATCAAGCAGCTCGAACCCGGCCTATCTATCATTGACAATGGCAAAGAGCACAATACTGATGCAGGATTTATTGATATCTTATGCAAGGATGATGCTGATACCACTGTGGTTATTGAGCTCAAAGCCGGCCAAGCCAATGACACCGGAATTGCTCAAACATTAGGATATATGGGAGCTCTTAAGGAAGAAGGCATCGAAAAAGTCCGGGGCATCATTGTCGCAGCAGACTTTTCGCGTCGCTCGAAGTTTGCAGTAAAAGCACTCCCCAATCTAAAACTTGTCCGATATGGGTTCAGCTTCGTCTTTGAAGATGCGACCCTCTGA
- a CDS encoding Rossmann-like domain-containing protein — MQSIDQHTILQAIVNDIHSLTPSATLPADDSRVASGSHLVAVHVDSHLGLASRLRGVAEPTPLLSATNAPTEERTLPPLTELAASLPGYAAQDTPTLAPSLALAAVNALLPVPDAAADLKGQDLLLEYGAGKDAVVIGHFPFVNKIAKEFRSFHVLEKEPRPGDLHADEAATVLPSAGVVAVTGTTLLNGTLAGILALCPDAFVLLMGPSAPFAPSLFQAGVNAIAGNAIADPDAVLTGVAAGLPYRRLDGVSSLTWLATDVD, encoded by the coding sequence ATGCAATCCATTGACCAACATACGATATTGCAGGCCATCGTCAACGATATTCATTCCCTGACGCCCTCTGCCACTCTTCCCGCCGATGACTCGCGCGTCGCATCGGGCAGCCACCTGGTCGCCGTGCACGTCGACTCCCACCTCGGCCTGGCCTCCCGGCTGCGCGGCGTTGCCGAGCCCACGCCTCTGCTCAGCGCGACAAACGCACCGACCGAGGAACGCACGCTGCCGCCGCTGACCGAGCTGGCCGCGTCTTTGCCGGGCTATGCTGCACAAGACACGCCCACGCTGGCACCGAGCTTGGCCCTGGCCGCCGTCAATGCGCTGCTGCCCGTGCCGGACGCCGCGGCCGACCTCAAAGGGCAGGATCTCTTGCTGGAGTACGGCGCCGGCAAGGACGCCGTGGTCATCGGACATTTCCCGTTCGTGAACAAGATTGCCAAGGAGTTCCGCTCGTTCCACGTGCTGGAGAAAGAGCCGCGGCCCGGCGATCTGCACGCCGACGAGGCCGCCACCGTACTGCCTAGCGCCGGAGTGGTGGCCGTCACCGGCACCACCCTGCTCAACGGCACCCTTGCCGGAATTTTGGCGCTCTGCCCGGACGCCTTCGTGCTGCTCATGGGACCGTCCGCGCCCTTCGCGCCCAGCCTGTTCCAGGCCGGCGTCAACGCCATTGCCGGCAACGCCATTGCAGACCCAGACGCTGTGCTCACCGGGGTCGCCGCCGGCCTGCCCTACCGCCGGCTCGACGGCGTCAGCTCGCTCACCTGGCTTGCCACGGACGTGGACTAA
- the dksA gene encoding RNA polymerase-binding protein DksA — translation MDQKDLDYFRELLDNMLGEALQKGEATLEDMNDAMEVYADPADRATMESDRAFTLRLRDRERMLIKKIQSAIDRIEDGSFGICDECGEDISIARLKARPVTKLCIDCKSKQEEEESVRGD, via the coding sequence ATGGACCAGAAAGACCTCGATTACTTCCGAGAACTCCTCGACAATATGTTGGGCGAGGCCCTGCAGAAGGGCGAAGCCACCCTTGAGGACATGAACGACGCCATGGAGGTGTATGCCGATCCGGCAGACCGCGCAACCATGGAATCCGACCGAGCGTTCACCCTGCGTCTGCGCGACCGCGAGCGCATGCTCATCAAGAAGATCCAAAGCGCCATCGACCGCATCGAGGACGGCAGCTTCGGCATCTGCGACGAGTGCGGCGAGGACATCTCCATTGCCAGGCTCAAGGCCAGGCCCGTCACCAAGCTTTGCATCGACTGCAAGAGCAAGCAGGAAGAAGAGGAGAGCGTCCGCGGCGACTAG
- a CDS encoding PhoH family protein, whose translation MDVKEKHQRSLEFDDPSLARELFGPGNDNLSLVARKSGVDVSSLGSRVTIHGDDPQRVDIVANLLTQVYGLLKEGRPVLGRDLAFALESLIRDPSLNLMQMFKDSVYLSSPKKTVAPKTLTQRAYVHAVQNNDLVFAIGPAGTGKTYLAVAMAVKQLMDRRVKRLVLTRPAVEAGEKLGYLPGDLAEKVNPYLRPLYDALHDMLDFRRVQEMLETGIIEVAPLAFMRGRTLNDAFIILDEAQNTTPEQMKMFLTRMGFGSRAVVTGDVTQIDLPERTSRPGAERSGLVQASRILEGVHGVGFIRFEEGDVIRHDLVARIVRAYEQREKN comes from the coding sequence ATGGACGTCAAAGAAAAGCATCAACGCAGCCTGGAGTTCGACGACCCGTCGCTGGCGCGGGAGCTGTTCGGCCCCGGCAACGACAATCTTTCCCTCGTCGCCCGCAAGAGCGGCGTGGACGTATCGAGCCTTGGCAGCCGTGTGACCATCCACGGAGATGATCCGCAGCGTGTGGATATTGTGGCCAACCTGCTGACGCAGGTGTACGGGCTGCTCAAGGAAGGCCGCCCCGTACTGGGCCGTGACCTCGCCTTTGCCCTGGAGTCCCTGATACGCGACCCCTCCTTGAACCTCATGCAGATGTTCAAGGACTCCGTGTACCTGTCTTCTCCCAAGAAGACCGTTGCGCCCAAGACACTGACACAGCGCGCCTACGTGCACGCCGTGCAGAACAACGATCTTGTCTTCGCCATCGGTCCGGCCGGCACGGGCAAGACGTACCTGGCCGTGGCCATGGCCGTGAAGCAGCTCATGGACCGCCGGGTGAAACGGCTGGTGCTCACTAGACCGGCCGTGGAGGCCGGCGAGAAGCTGGGCTACCTGCCGGGCGATCTGGCCGAGAAGGTGAACCCGTATCTCAGGCCGCTGTACGACGCCCTGCACGACATGCTGGACTTCCGTCGGGTGCAGGAAATGCTGGAAACCGGCATCATCGAGGTGGCGCCGCTCGCCTTCATGCGCGGCCGCACCCTGAACGACGCCTTCATCATTCTGGACGAAGCGCAGAACACGACGCCCGAGCAGATGAAAATGTTCCTCACGCGCATGGGCTTCGGCTCCAGGGCCGTGGTCACGGGCGACGTGACGCAGATAGACCTGCCGGAGCGCACTTCCCGCCCTGGCGCGGAACGTTCCGGACTGGTGCAGGCCTCGCGCATCCTGGAAGGGGTGCACGGGGTCGGATTCATTCGATTCGAAGAGGGAGACGTAATCCGCCACGACCTCGTGGCGCGAATTGTACGAGCCTATGAGCAACGCGAAAAAAACTGA
- a CDS encoding NFACT RNA binding domain-containing protein: MDSHFFRCLARRLGTLCSGARLDNIYAPNSEVTTLVLGHPAIRDRKFLVLRAHRQQPSLALSAEKPPNPQNAPARAMWLRKRLRNRRLLEPYWDWQGRRLAWRLSPVSPDSAEPEHQFLLIDLREGCDVVDSLPAPGPVGAAWETDGAEAPWAPNPAVLDDPASGLAEEGLTPALRRELVRRLEDSREAAAGLLDELAMPRCDSFFIRSGEAVVWRPYGLEEEAAPFDDALDAAAELAGMRLDPHLEWVAGREESKAQKSQRKKFSRARKAMAAEEKRLETMREEREIAQLLKAAMHTLPRREKLAEVTVDGPEGPVTIPLDPSRTVAENMDRLFRRAAKGDRGISMLQARQEELSRQEELLQAGRLPAPARQNQRKPDKSVGQSGKLQGIARFRTDDGFLALRGKNARANHSLATRHASPFDYWFHAEDGPGAHVVLKRDHAGQEVPERSLEQAAVLAGLKSWQEGSDKARIMCALCKHVSPVKGGSPGQVTVEQVERSLLVDLDATLEARLAMD; encoded by the coding sequence GTGGATTCACATTTTTTCCGCTGTCTTGCGCGGCGTCTTGGGACTCTGTGCTCCGGCGCGCGTCTGGACAATATCTACGCGCCCAACTCCGAGGTGACCACCCTCGTACTCGGGCATCCTGCGATCAGAGACCGCAAGTTTCTAGTGCTGCGTGCGCATCGCCAGCAGCCGAGTCTTGCCCTGTCCGCGGAGAAGCCGCCCAACCCCCAAAACGCCCCGGCGCGGGCCATGTGGCTGCGCAAACGCCTGCGCAACCGTCGTCTGCTGGAGCCCTACTGGGATTGGCAGGGTCGCCGGCTGGCGTGGCGGTTGTCACCCGTCTCTCCTGATTCTGCCGAACCTGAACATCAATTTTTGTTGATCGACCTGCGCGAGGGCTGCGACGTTGTGGATTCGCTGCCTGCGCCGGGACCTGTCGGCGCCGCCTGGGAGACCGACGGGGCCGAGGCGCCGTGGGCGCCGAATCCGGCCGTGCTGGACGATCCTGCATCCGGTCTGGCCGAGGAAGGCCTGACTCCGGCGCTCAGGCGGGAGCTTGTCCGCCGGCTGGAGGACTCGCGCGAGGCAGCCGCCGGGCTGCTGGACGAGCTGGCCATGCCGCGATGCGATTCGTTTTTCATCCGGAGCGGCGAGGCCGTGGTCTGGCGGCCGTATGGCCTGGAGGAAGAGGCCGCGCCATTTGACGATGCCCTGGACGCAGCGGCCGAGCTTGCCGGCATGCGGCTCGATCCTCATCTGGAGTGGGTGGCAGGCCGTGAGGAGAGCAAGGCGCAGAAGTCGCAGCGCAAGAAGTTTTCCCGTGCGCGCAAGGCCATGGCCGCCGAGGAGAAGCGGTTGGAGACCATGCGCGAGGAGCGCGAGATCGCCCAGCTCCTTAAAGCCGCCATGCACACGCTGCCCAGGCGCGAGAAGCTGGCCGAGGTCACGGTGGACGGGCCCGAGGGGCCGGTGACCATTCCCCTTGACCCTTCGCGCACTGTGGCCGAGAACATGGACCGGCTCTTTCGGCGCGCGGCCAAGGGCGATCGGGGAATCTCCATGCTCCAGGCCCGGCAGGAGGAGCTGTCCAGGCAGGAGGAGCTGTTGCAGGCCGGCAGGCTGCCGGCTCCGGCCAGGCAGAACCAGCGCAAGCCCGACAAGTCCGTCGGCCAGAGCGGCAAGCTGCAGGGTATTGCGCGGTTTCGCACGGATGACGGTTTTCTGGCGCTGCGCGGCAAGAACGCCCGCGCCAACCACAGCCTTGCCACGCGGCACGCCAGCCCCTTCGACTACTGGTTCCACGCCGAGGACGGCCCCGGCGCGCATGTGGTGCTCAAGCGCGACCACGCCGGGCAGGAGGTGCCGGAGCGGAGTCTGGAGCAGGCCGCCGTGCTGGCCGGACTCAAGAGCTGGCAGGAAGGCTCGGACAAGGCGCGGATAATGTGCGCGCTGTGCAAGCATGTGAGCCCGGTCAAGGGCGGGAGCCCGGGACAGGTGACCGTGGAGCAGGTGGAGCGAAGCCTGCTTGTGGATCTCGACGCCACTCTCGAAGCTCGTCTTGCCATGGACTGA
- the ybeY gene encoding rRNA maturation RNAse YbeY, with the protein MIEVRRLPGVARCAGVSSRETSALAEAMLDRIGLAGAGAHILLAGDSEIARLNRLHLGLSGPTNVLSFPAEEHATVFGDADSAASGAEEDEPFLSVDGAEYAGLPEGLEFYDQPADLDSSDLPDDALNGQAFFPDAEPDGLTWEAGTPDSPDEDAPPYLGELAISMDAVAREGFLYGEGFCRTFARLLCHGLLHLAGYDHGPVMDGLTESLLDELAP; encoded by the coding sequence ATGATCGAGGTTCGGCGTCTGCCCGGCGTTGCCCGCTGCGCCGGTGTCTCCAGCCGGGAAACCTCCGCACTGGCCGAGGCCATGCTCGACCGCATCGGCCTTGCCGGCGCAGGTGCGCATATCCTTCTGGCCGGCGACAGCGAGATTGCCCGGCTCAACCGCCTCCACCTCGGCCTCTCCGGTCCCACCAACGTGCTCAGCTTTCCGGCCGAAGAACATGCGACGGTTTTTGGCGACGCGGATTCCGCGGCGTCGGGCGCGGAAGAGGACGAGCCGTTCCTGTCTGTGGATGGCGCTGAGTATGCCGGCCTGCCCGAGGGCCTGGAGTTCTACGACCAGCCGGCCGACTTGGATTCGTCCGATCTTCCTGATGACGCCCTCAACGGGCAGGCCTTTTTTCCGGACGCAGAGCCCGATGGTCTGACCTGGGAGGCCGGCACCCCCGACAGTCCGGACGAAGACGCTCCGCCGTATCTGGGCGAGCTTGCCATCTCCATGGACGCCGTGGCCCGCGAAGGCTTCCTCTACGGCGAAGGCTTTTGCCGCACGTTCGCCCGGCTTCTGTGCCACGGGCTGCTCCACCTGGCCGGCTACGACCACGGCCCGGTCATGGACGGCCTTACCGAATCCCTTCTGGACGAGCTCGCGCCTTAG